The Amphiprion ocellaris isolate individual 3 ecotype Okinawa chromosome 6, ASM2253959v1, whole genome shotgun sequence genome contains a region encoding:
- the hsd17b3 gene encoding 17-beta-hydroxysteroid dehydrogenase type 3 has protein sequence MDLMELIFVCLGAAVVVYYGVKLLFFARMLFPKLCFPLPKTFFTSMGEWAVVTGASEGIGRAYAFALAERGMNVVIMSRTKATLDQVAKEIGETTGQTVKVIATDFTNQNVFDEIEAQLKDLNVGILVNNVGTLPSHIPCKFLEFEELDKAIINVINCNVKTMAKMCKMILPGMANRGKGLILNISSGIATIPFPLYTLYAASKVFVERFSLGLQAEYKDKGIIMQAIAPFGISTRMAGYQQTNTVTLSPEDFVKSSLLYLRAGDKTNGSVCHTLLGWLLQAIPLKVLYSEFMQHSLQDYVKKKTAQTASSSAS, from the exons ATGGATTTGATGGAACTAATTTTCGTCTGTCTTGGTGCAGCCGTTGTTGTCTACTATGGagttaaactgctgtttttcGCTAGGATGCTTTTTCCAAAATTGTGTTTTCCACTGCCAAAAACCTTCTTCACCTCTATGGGCGAGTGGGCAG TGGTGACTGGAGCTTCAGAAGGCATAGGAAGAGCATACGCATTTGCA CTTGCTGAACGAGGAATGAACGTTGTTATCATGAGTAGAACCAAGGCAACACTGGATCAGGTGGCCAAGGAAATAG GTGAAACCACAGGGCAGACGGTGAAAGTGATAGCAACAGACTTCACGAATCAAAATGTCTTCGATGAAATAGAGGCTCAGCTGAAAGACCTCAATGTTGGGATTTTAG TCAACAACGTAGGCACACTGCCCAGCCACATCCCCTGCAAATTCTTGGAGTTTGAGGAGCTTGACAAG GCAATTATAAACGTGATAAACTGCAATGTGAAAACCATGGCCAAG ATGTGCAAAATGATCCTCCCAGGGATGGCAAACAG GGGGAAAGGCTTGATTTTGAATATTTCCTCTGGAATTGCCACTATTCCATTCCCTCTATACACCCTGTACGCTGCATCAAAG GTGTTTGTGGAAAGATTTTCTCTAGGTTTACAAGCTGAATACAAAGACAAAGGGATTATTATGCAG GCAATAGCTCCATTTGGGATCTCCACTCGAATGGCAGGTTACCAACAAACTAACACAGTGACTCTGTCACCAGAAGACTTCGTAAAAAGCTCCTTGCTGTACCTCCGAGCTGGAGACAAAACAAATGGCAGCGTCTGTCACACACTTCTG GGCTGGTTACTGCAGGCCATTCCCCTAAAGGTTCTCTATTCAGAGTTTATGCAACACAGCCTGCAAGACtatgtcaagaaaaaaacagcacagacgGCATCAAGCTCTGCATCATGA